One genomic window of Gracilinema caldarium DSM 7334 includes the following:
- a CDS encoding O-acetylhomoserine aminocarboxypropyltransferase/cysteine synthase family protein: MATASQLGPYFGTQAVHGGQKPDPTTLSRAPAVYRTSSFVFKNAEHAANLFALKEFGNIYSRLGNPTNDMLEAMVSELEGGAASVSVASGTAAIFNTIITIARAGDEIVSASNLYGGTYTMFDAILPDLGITTRWADIRNPKSFEEAITEKSRLIYVETIGNPSLDVADIAAIAKIAHRHHLPLVVDGTFTTPYLLRTIEHGADIVINSLTKWMGGHGTAIGGIVTDGGTFDWADPKFALFTQPDKNYHGLRWALDLPPELKKIAFALRFRTVPLRNLGACLSPDNAWLFIQGIETLHLRMPRHCENALEAARFLQNHKQVAWVRYPGLAEDPSYPVASKYLSRGFGGMVVFGVKGGKAAGERFIDRLKLFSHLANVGDAKSLALHPASTSHSQLSEDQQRAAGLSPDLVRLSIGLEDIRDILADLEQALEG; this comes from the coding sequence ATGGCAACAGCATCACAGTTAGGTCCTTATTTTGGTACCCAGGCGGTCCATGGGGGACAAAAACCGGACCCCACTACCCTTTCGCGGGCACCGGCGGTGTACCGAACCAGTTCCTTTGTGTTCAAGAATGCTGAACATGCAGCAAATCTATTCGCCTTAAAGGAATTCGGGAATATTTATTCTCGGCTCGGAAATCCCACCAATGACATGCTGGAAGCCATGGTAAGCGAACTGGAAGGTGGTGCCGCATCGGTATCGGTAGCATCGGGAACTGCGGCCATATTTAATACCATCATCACCATAGCCAGGGCTGGAGATGAAATCGTTTCGGCGAGCAACCTCTATGGCGGCACCTACACCATGTTCGATGCCATTCTGCCTGACCTGGGGATCACCACCCGTTGGGCCGATATACGGAATCCTAAAAGTTTTGAAGAAGCTATTACCGAAAAATCTCGACTGATCTATGTTGAGACCATCGGGAATCCGTCCCTGGATGTGGCTGATATTGCAGCCATTGCAAAGATTGCCCACCGGCACCATCTTCCCCTCGTGGTCGATGGGACCTTCACTACCCCCTATCTGCTCAGAACCATTGAGCATGGAGCAGATATCGTCATTAACTCCCTCACCAAATGGATGGGAGGACACGGAACAGCCATCGGCGGCATCGTAACTGATGGTGGAACCTTTGACTGGGCTGATCCAAAATTTGCCCTCTTTACCCAACCCGATAAAAACTATCATGGCCTCCGCTGGGCTCTGGACCTGCCACCGGAACTGAAAAAGATTGCCTTTGCCCTGCGGTTCAGAACAGTACCCTTACGAAATCTGGGGGCCTGTCTTTCACCGGATAACGCATGGCTCTTTATCCAGGGAATTGAAACCCTTCACCTCAGAATGCCCCGCCATTGTGAAAATGCCCTGGAAGCAGCCCGTTTCCTGCAAAACCATAAACAGGTAGCCTGGGTACGTTATCCAGGCCTTGCGGAGGATCCCAGCTACCCGGTGGCTTCAAAATACTTGAGCAGGGGTTTTGGCGGTATGGTGGTCTTCGGTGTTAAGGGAGGGAAGGCCGCAGGGGAACGGTTTATTGACCGGCTTAAGCTTTTTTCTCATCTTGCCAATGTGGGGGATGCCAAATCTCTGGCACTGCACCCGGCCAGCACTTCCCATTCTCAGCTTTCTGAAGACCAGCAACGAGCTGCAGGCTTAAGTCCAGATCTCGTACGGCTTTCCATAGGACTCGAAGACATTCGGGACATACTCGCCGATCTGGAACAGGCCTTGGAAGGGTAA
- a CDS encoding methyl-accepting chemotaxis protein, whose product MKSFFNSTPVSAEELARKTSLLRRVLLVLLIILPIAFITDFLAGDLINSGFEGVVFFFMVIAFIALHKGNYIRASRITIVATGVLLFLMSMVISETPSTAQLFRNVAYYTLVLALTMLFNFSNLVAYIIVSIGTLGLILFSLVRLLPAGIALGVILNQLVLSLVIYGLLSYFLIMAASISNKFATELEEKRKILTEKMDRLNHIVTGALKNFDSFGNLSVRMDEIRRLVSDTSSAIAKIENQIHNLEQNTNESAVAVEVIAHRITDLNQSIENESTAQIESSASINEMVASIKNVAESAARRRTAMEKLTGTTDNGMERLNSLLGYIAKIEGSIGSIQQMVAVINAIAGSTNLLSMNAAIEAAHAGDAGRGFAVVADEIRNLADTTGKNAKEIGRQLKEVIQIIKTAAEESDITRTAFQEIRQEIGSVIDAFNEITTATEELAEGGRQILEALQTLSDMSSQLKSGGTEIAAAEENLVKLQEKTRASLADLQKDTQIIKEKDEAILSSVNDVTELSEESKAHAEQLHEKIRELQ is encoded by the coding sequence ATGAAGAGCTTTTTTAATAGTACACCTGTTTCTGCTGAAGAACTTGCCAGAAAAACGAGCCTGTTACGTCGGGTTTTATTAGTATTGCTTATTATACTTCCAATAGCTTTTATAACTGACTTTCTTGCTGGGGATTTGATTAATTCTGGATTTGAAGGGGTGGTGTTTTTCTTCATGGTTATTGCCTTTATTGCCTTGCATAAGGGTAACTATATAAGGGCGAGCCGAATAACAATAGTTGCTACCGGTGTTTTATTATTCCTTATGTCAATGGTGATCAGTGAAACACCAAGTACAGCTCAATTATTTCGTAATGTAGCCTATTATACTCTGGTACTTGCACTTACTATGCTCTTTAATTTTTCTAACCTTGTAGCATACATCATTGTTAGTATCGGAACCCTTGGTCTTATCCTGTTTTCATTGGTCCGACTTCTCCCTGCAGGTATAGCTCTCGGAGTAATTCTGAACCAGCTTGTGTTAAGTTTAGTTATATATGGGTTGCTAAGTTATTTCCTTATTATGGCAGCTTCTATTTCTAACAAATTCGCTACTGAACTTGAAGAAAAACGTAAAATACTTACGGAAAAAATGGACAGGCTAAACCATATTGTTACTGGAGCTTTAAAAAATTTTGATTCTTTTGGTAATCTTTCGGTTCGTATGGATGAAATACGAAGATTAGTTTCTGATACTAGTTCTGCTATTGCGAAGATAGAAAACCAGATTCATAATTTGGAACAAAATACCAATGAATCTGCAGTGGCTGTAGAAGTGATCGCCCATCGTATTACTGATCTAAATCAAAGTATCGAGAATGAATCTACTGCCCAAATTGAATCCTCAGCTTCTATCAATGAAATGGTCGCTTCTATAAAAAATGTAGCAGAATCTGCAGCCCGTCGTCGTACCGCTATGGAAAAGCTCACCGGAACAACCGATAACGGCATGGAACGGCTTAATAGTCTTTTAGGGTATATTGCAAAAATTGAAGGCAGTATAGGTTCTATTCAACAGATGGTTGCAGTTATCAATGCTATAGCTGGGTCGACTAATCTTCTTTCCATGAATGCAGCCATAGAAGCGGCCCATGCGGGTGATGCGGGCCGGGGATTTGCGGTGGTAGCTGATGAAATCCGTAATCTAGCAGATACAACCGGTAAAAATGCTAAAGAGATTGGCCGCCAGCTGAAAGAAGTCATCCAGATTATTAAGACTGCCGCTGAGGAAAGCGATATTACCAGAACTGCATTCCAAGAAATACGTCAAGAAATAGGTAGTGTTATTGATGCATTCAATGAGATTACGACCGCTACTGAAGAATTAGCGGAAGGAGGACGCCAAATTCTTGAGGCATTACAAACGCTCAGTGATATGTCTAGTCAGTTAAAATCTGGTGGAACAGAAATTGCGGCCGCAGAAGAAAACCTTGTAAAGCTACAAGAAAAAACCCGGGCCTCCCTTGCTGATCTGCAGAAGGATACCCAGATTATTAAAGAGAAGGATGAGGCTATTCTAAGCTCAGTGAATGATGTTACAGAGCTCAGTGAAGAAAGCAAAGCCCATGCAGAACAGCTTCATGAAAAAATCCGGGAGTTGCAATAA
- the lon gene encoding endopeptidase La, translating to MSEQGIVPIEQILPNKLYLVALMGRPIFPGIFTPIMIGNPADVKVVDEAMVGDGLIGLVMLQNETESPTIDDLYKVGTVAKIVKKINLPDGGVNIFISTMKRFRIKKALNEANPIVAAVEYLEDEEDDTSEVKALTRALISEMKQVSENNPLFSEEMRLNMINIDHPGKIADFIASILNIDKIEQQRILEILNVRKRMEQVLVFIKKEQELLKIQKKIQNEINEKIEKSQREYFLREELKAIKKELGMTTDAKSSEYQKFRDKLYQLHLEPDILEVIDQELEKFSLMDPNSSEFIVTRNYLDTVLNLPWDAVSGKPLDMEYARKVLEEDHYGLKDVKDRIMEFLAVRKLRQDTKGTILCLVGPPGVGKTSVGRSIARALNKQFFRFSVGGMRDEAEIKGHRRTYVGAMPGKIIQGLKLVKTKDPVFMIDEIDKMGSSYQGDPSSALLEVLDPEQNYAFRDHYLDLPFDVSQVFFIVTANTLDTIPGPLLDRMEVIQIPGYIDLEKLEIAKQYLIPKSLEKNGLQPNQVRYTRDALLYIANGYAREAGVRNFEKNLDKIHRKLAKHILDTIPDYMDRLHDQRLKHMSKVLKVDEEELRHKEEHPVKLFPTERQVGDMTVNIQYPTFEDKNNPEKPKKRSIYKLKEEEKFVIDKSSVEKYLGKPVFADEDIKRADRPGMAIGLAWTSMGGDTLIIEAVATPGKEGLTLTGKMGEVMKESATIAYTYTRKLVSEKYGIGQEWFEKNHIHLHIPEGATPKDGPSAGITMATALISLVTNRTIMDRIVMTGELSLTGQVLPIGGLKEKTIAAQRNKAKHIIIPKKNLRDLDEIPEHVKKGLEFHPVERYEEVLALVLPDK from the coding sequence ATGTCAGAACAGGGAATTGTTCCTATTGAGCAAATACTTCCAAATAAACTATATCTGGTAGCCCTCATGGGCCGTCCTATTTTCCCCGGTATTTTTACACCCATCATGATCGGTAATCCCGCCGATGTAAAAGTAGTGGATGAAGCCATGGTAGGTGACGGACTCATTGGGCTTGTCATGTTACAAAATGAGACCGAAAGCCCAACTATCGACGACCTCTACAAGGTTGGAACGGTAGCGAAAATTGTTAAAAAGATTAACCTTCCCGATGGTGGAGTGAACATATTCATCTCCACCATGAAACGGTTCAGAATAAAAAAGGCTCTGAATGAGGCAAACCCCATAGTAGCCGCAGTCGAGTACCTGGAAGATGAAGAAGATGATACCAGCGAAGTTAAGGCTCTGACCCGGGCGCTCATCAGCGAGATGAAACAGGTCTCGGAAAATAACCCCCTCTTTTCTGAAGAAATGCGGCTTAACATGATCAATATCGATCATCCGGGAAAAATCGCCGATTTTATCGCAAGCATCCTCAATATTGATAAGATTGAACAACAGCGTATTCTGGAAATTCTTAATGTCCGCAAACGGATGGAGCAGGTGCTGGTCTTTATAAAAAAGGAACAGGAACTTCTAAAAATACAAAAGAAAATACAAAATGAAATAAATGAAAAAATAGAAAAAAGTCAGCGTGAATATTTTCTGCGGGAAGAGCTCAAGGCTATTAAAAAAGAGCTTGGAATGACCACCGATGCTAAGAGCAGTGAATACCAGAAATTCAGGGATAAGCTTTACCAGCTCCATTTGGAACCTGATATTTTGGAGGTCATAGACCAGGAACTGGAAAAATTCAGCCTTATGGACCCCAACTCCAGTGAATTTATCGTCACCCGAAATTATCTTGACACGGTGTTAAATCTTCCCTGGGATGCGGTGAGCGGCAAACCCCTGGATATGGAATATGCCCGAAAGGTTCTTGAAGAAGATCATTATGGCCTTAAGGATGTCAAGGATCGAATCATGGAATTCCTTGCGGTTCGTAAACTCAGGCAGGATACCAAGGGTACTATTCTCTGCCTTGTGGGGCCTCCTGGAGTTGGTAAAACCAGTGTAGGCCGGTCCATTGCCCGGGCGCTGAATAAACAGTTTTTCCGTTTCTCCGTAGGCGGTATGCGGGATGAAGCGGAAATTAAAGGCCACCGGAGGACCTATGTGGGAGCCATGCCGGGGAAAATTATTCAGGGCCTCAAACTGGTAAAGACCAAGGATCCGGTTTTTATGATTGATGAGATCGATAAAATGGGCTCCAGTTACCAGGGGGATCCCTCCAGTGCCCTGTTGGAAGTATTGGATCCGGAACAGAATTATGCCTTTCGGGACCACTACCTGGACCTCCCCTTTGATGTTTCTCAAGTTTTCTTTATTGTTACAGCCAATACCCTGGATACTATCCCCGGCCCGCTTCTGGACCGTATGGAAGTAATACAGATTCCAGGTTACATCGACCTGGAAAAACTTGAAATAGCAAAACAATATCTTATTCCTAAGAGCCTTGAAAAGAACGGCCTCCAGCCGAACCAAGTTCGTTATACCAGGGATGCATTGCTCTATATCGCTAACGGCTATGCCCGGGAAGCGGGGGTTCGTAACTTTGAGAAGAACCTCGACAAGATTCACCGAAAGCTGGCAAAACACATCCTGGATACTATACCTGATTATATGGACCGTCTGCATGATCAGCGCTTAAAGCACATGAGCAAGGTCCTGAAAGTTGATGAGGAAGAGCTCAGACATAAGGAAGAACATCCAGTCAAGTTGTTCCCCACCGAACGACAGGTGGGGGATATGACGGTGAATATCCAATATCCAACCTTCGAGGATAAAAATAATCCTGAAAAACCCAAAAAGCGGTCTATATATAAGCTTAAGGAAGAAGAAAAATTTGTCATCGATAAATCATCGGTCGAAAAATACCTTGGTAAGCCTGTTTTTGCCGATGAGGATATTAAGCGGGCAGATAGGCCTGGAATGGCCATAGGTCTTGCCTGGACCAGCATGGGCGGGGACACCCTTATTATCGAAGCGGTGGCTACCCCTGGTAAAGAAGGGCTTACTCTGACAGGCAAGATGGGTGAGGTGATGAAGGAAAGTGCCACCATTGCGTATACTTATACGAGGAAGCTGGTTTCAGAGAAATATGGTATTGGACAGGAATGGTTTGAGAAAAACCATATTCATCTCCATATCCCCGAAGGGGCAACCCCCAAGGATGGACCCTCCGCAGGAATTACCATGGCCACCGCCCTTATTTCTCTGGTAACCAATCGTACCATAATGGACCGGATTGTGATGACCGGTGAACTGAGCCTTACCGGCCAGGTTCTTCCCATTGGCGGCTTAAAAGAAAAAACCATAGCAGCTCAGCGTAATAAGGCTAAGCATATTATTATTCCTAAAAAGAATCTGCGGGATCTGGATGAAATTCCGGAACATGTCAAAAAAGGCCTCGAGTTTCATCCCGTCGAACGGTACGAAGAGGTACTCGCTCTGGTACTGCCGGACAAATAG